In Phaeobacter inhibens DSM 16374, the following proteins share a genomic window:
- the glyS gene encoding glycine--tRNA ligase subunit beta produces MPDLLIELFSEEIPARMQARAAEDLKKRITDGLVEAGLTYAGAHALSTPRRLTLAMEGLLEHSPTVREERKGPKVGAPDKAIEGFLRGAGLTRDQLEERETPKGAVYFALIEKPGRPAAEIIAEVLEDTIRNFPWSKSMRWGTGSLRWVRPLQSIVCLLSKEDGAEVVPLNIDGIASGNTTYGHRFMAPDQITVTGFDDYAAKLKRAHVVLDPAEREAAIRQEATNQAFASGLEVVEDKGLLAEVAGLVEWPVVLMGAIDDEFLALPPEVLQTSMKEHQKFFSVRNPKTGRIEKFITVANRETADNGATILAGNQKVLSARLADAKFFWENDLRTVTEQGFEPWVAKLGNVTFHNKLGTQAARIDRIAALAREIAPVVGADADLAEQAARVAKADLSSEMVYEFPELQGLMGRYYAEAAGLPQDVANACEAHYSPLGPSDDVPTEPVSVAVALADKLDTLTGFWAIDEKPTGSKDPFALRRAALGVIRLVLENDVRMRLDGAIDAHLLRHEMAQNGGDPVATGLMQDMLNEIADHGVFGSAVRTVLDAFDGDLPKHIERLKKQLPDVSSDLLSFFHDRLKVFLRDQGIRHDVIDACIAMEGNDDLTLLVKRARALEDFMASDDGPNLLQGFKRANNILAQAEEKDGVEYSYGADKKFAEDDSEIALFDALAQSEGAISSAIEAEDFAAAMGSMAALRAPVDAFFEAVQVNSDNEVVRRNRLNLLSQIRKVCGQVADLTRIEG; encoded by the coding sequence ATGCCCGATCTGCTGATTGAACTCTTTTCCGAAGAAATCCCGGCCCGTATGCAAGCGCGTGCGGCTGAGGATCTGAAAAAGCGTATTACCGATGGTCTGGTTGAGGCAGGTCTGACCTATGCGGGCGCGCATGCGCTGTCGACGCCGCGTCGTCTGACGCTGGCCATGGAAGGGCTGCTGGAGCATTCCCCAACCGTGCGCGAAGAACGCAAGGGGCCGAAAGTGGGGGCGCCGGACAAGGCGATCGAAGGCTTCCTGCGCGGGGCGGGCCTGACCCGTGACCAGCTGGAAGAGCGCGAAACACCTAAGGGCGCGGTCTATTTCGCACTGATCGAAAAGCCGGGCCGCCCAGCGGCAGAGATCATTGCCGAGGTGCTGGAAGACACCATCCGGAACTTCCCCTGGTCAAAGTCCATGCGCTGGGGCACCGGCAGTTTGCGCTGGGTGCGTCCTTTGCAGTCAATCGTCTGTCTCCTGTCAAAGGAAGACGGTGCTGAGGTTGTGCCGCTGAATATCGACGGCATTGCCTCGGGCAACACCACGTACGGCCATCGTTTCATGGCGCCGGATCAGATCACCGTCACTGGGTTCGACGATTATGCCGCCAAGCTGAAGCGCGCCCATGTGGTGCTGGACCCGGCCGAGCGGGAAGCGGCAATCCGGCAGGAGGCCACCAATCAGGCCTTTGCCAGCGGGCTGGAGGTGGTTGAGGACAAGGGTCTTCTGGCCGAGGTCGCTGGACTGGTGGAATGGCCGGTGGTGCTGATGGGCGCCATTGACGATGAATTCCTGGCGCTGCCACCGGAGGTTTTGCAGACCTCGATGAAGGAACATCAGAAGTTCTTCTCGGTGCGCAATCCCAAGACCGGGCGGATTGAGAAATTCATCACCGTCGCCAACCGCGAGACCGCCGACAATGGTGCGACCATTCTGGCGGGCAACCAAAAAGTTCTGTCGGCACGGCTGGCGGACGCGAAGTTCTTCTGGGAGAATGATCTGCGCACGGTGACCGAGCAGGGGTTTGAGCCCTGGGTGGCGAAGCTAGGCAATGTGACCTTCCACAACAAGCTGGGCACGCAGGCGGCGCGGATTGACCGCATTGCCGCGCTGGCCCGCGAGATTGCGCCGGTTGTCGGCGCCGATGCCGATCTGGCAGAGCAGGCCGCACGGGTTGCCAAGGCCGACCTCAGTTCTGAAATGGTCTATGAATTCCCCGAGTTGCAGGGCCTTATGGGGCGCTACTACGCGGAGGCGGCTGGCCTGCCGCAGGACGTTGCCAATGCCTGCGAAGCGCATTATTCGCCGCTTGGCCCGTCGGATGACGTGCCGACAGAGCCGGTGTCAGTTGCCGTGGCGCTGGCGGACAAGCTGGACACGCTGACTGGGTTCTGGGCGATTGATGAAAAACCCACCGGTTCCAAAGATCCCTTCGCCCTGCGCCGCGCTGCGCTGGGGGTGATCCGCCTGGTGCTGGAGAATGATGTGCGGATGCGGCTGGACGGGGCAATTGATGCCCATTTGCTGCGCCATGAAATGGCCCAGAACGGTGGTGACCCGGTTGCCACCGGGTTGATGCAGGACATGCTAAACGAGATCGCCGATCACGGTGTCTTTGGTTCTGCTGTGCGAACGGTGCTGGATGCCTTCGACGGGGATCTGCCCAAACATATCGAGCGGCTGAAGAAGCAGCTGCCGGATGTGTCGTCTGATCTTCTGTCCTTCTTCCACGACCGCCTCAAGGTCTTCCTGCGTGATCAGGGCATCCGTCATGACGTGATCGACGCCTGCATCGCGATGGAGGGCAACGATGACCTCACGCTGCTGGTCAAACGCGCCCGTGCGCTGGAGGACTTTATGGCGTCTGACGACGGCCCCAACCTGTTGCAGGGCTTCAAACGCGCCAACAACATTCTGGCGCAGGCCGAGGAGAAGGATGGCGTCGAGTATTCCTATGGGGCGGACAAGAAATTCGCCGAGGATGACAGCGAGATTGCCCTGTTCGACGCGCTGGCGCAGAGCGAGGGGGCGATTTCTTCGGCCATCGAGGCCGAAGATTTCGCGGCTGCCATGGGCAGCATGGCTGCATTGCGCGCCCCCGTGGATGCGTTTTTCGAGGCGGTTCAGGTCAATTCCGACAATGAAGTGGTGCGCCGCAACCGTCTGAACCTGCTGAGCCAGATCCGCAAAGTCTGCGGTCAGGTCGCCGATCTGACCCGGATCGAGGGCTGA
- the gltS gene encoding sodium/glutamate symporter produces the protein MDAQINIPDFISLTLGFAVYLLGARLNERVPVLRRFNIPEPVSGGLLAAVVVMIIYSVGGWAITFEMATRDYLLVLFFAGIGLNARLADLVAGGRPLVLLLILTFLAILAQNVIGAAGALLFGYPLQVSVLFGSAALIGGHGTAIAWAPDVAAQTGLTGAAELGVAVATLGLVLAALVGGPVARFLINRHGLTPARPDEEPTVGLAHDSEDVPTIDHLSLMRVMLHLNIAIIIGYFSSFALDAAGLKLPLFVPCLIAGIVLANLRTVLMPNAAPVARAPALALISEFSLGAFLAMSLMSLQLWTLSSLGLAIAVIMLAQTVFTVAFVLFVLFPLLGRGYRAAVLAAGFGGFALGATPTAIANMTAVTKRYGPSPIAFVVLPLVSAFFVDIANAIVIQAIVNF, from the coding sequence ATGGATGCGCAGATCAACATACCGGACTTTATCTCGCTGACGTTGGGATTTGCTGTTTACCTGCTTGGGGCGCGGCTTAATGAACGTGTCCCTGTCTTGCGCCGGTTCAATATTCCCGAACCCGTCAGCGGCGGGCTATTGGCGGCTGTGGTCGTGATGATCATCTATAGTGTCGGTGGTTGGGCTATTACGTTTGAAATGGCGACGCGTGACTATCTGTTGGTGCTGTTCTTTGCGGGCATTGGTTTGAATGCCCGATTGGCGGATCTGGTGGCCGGTGGTCGCCCGCTGGTGCTGCTGTTGATCCTGACCTTTCTTGCGATCCTGGCGCAGAATGTGATTGGCGCAGCTGGAGCGTTGTTGTTTGGCTACCCGCTACAGGTCTCGGTGCTGTTCGGGTCCGCCGCGCTGATTGGCGGCCATGGTACTGCGATTGCCTGGGCACCGGATGTGGCGGCGCAAACCGGTTTGACTGGCGCAGCAGAACTGGGCGTAGCGGTGGCCACGCTGGGGCTGGTGCTGGCGGCCTTGGTTGGCGGGCCGGTTGCGCGGTTCCTGATCAACCGTCACGGGCTGACCCCGGCGCGCCCGGATGAGGAGCCGACCGTAGGTCTGGCCCATGATTCCGAAGATGTTCCTACGATTGATCATCTGTCCCTGATGCGGGTGATGCTGCATCTGAACATTGCCATTATCATCGGCTACTTCTCCTCCTTTGCGCTGGACGCCGCCGGGCTGAAGCTGCCGCTGTTTGTGCCCTGCCTGATCGCGGGCATCGTGCTGGCCAATCTGCGCACGGTTCTGATGCCGAATGCCGCCCCGGTGGCGCGCGCGCCTGCGCTGGCGCTGATATCCGAGTTCTCACTCGGTGCCTTCCTTGCCATGTCGCTGATGAGCCTGCAGTTGTGGACACTCTCCAGCCTGGGCCTGGCCATTGCCGTCATTATGCTGGCTCAGACCGTGTTCACTGTCGCCTTCGTCCTGTTTGTGCTGTTTCCGCTCTTGGGGCGGGGCTATCGCGCCGCTGTGCTGGCCGCCGGTTTTGGCGGCTTTGCGCTGGGCGCTACCCCAACGGCCATTGCCAATATGACGGCTGTGACCAAACGCTATGGCCCGTCGCCTATTGCTTTTGTTGTGCTCCCCCTTGTATCCGCCTTCTTTGTTGATATCGCCAATGCCATCGTCATCCAGGCGATTGTGAATTTCTGA
- a CDS encoding DUF6446 family protein, which yields MGKFLSLILILSGLLAGAAMYYLQVYGFYEDVELQSGRDVLLMPLGDGEPLPIRYSGFEAIDAESSPIRYRACFATDLKPEELAQLFVLSDQKEPRNAPGWFDCFDAEAIGQALAEGRAESFLSVKNISYGVDRIVAVTDTGRGYVWHELNDCGQKAYDGTVVGEECPPRPEAGEDN from the coding sequence ATGGGCAAGTTCCTTTCGCTGATCCTGATCCTCTCCGGTCTCCTGGCCGGGGCGGCGATGTATTACCTTCAGGTCTATGGTTTTTACGAGGACGTCGAGCTGCAGTCGGGCCGCGATGTCCTGTTGATGCCGCTTGGGGACGGCGAGCCGTTGCCGATCCGTTACAGCGGGTTCGAGGCGATCGACGCGGAGAGTTCTCCCATTCGCTATCGCGCCTGTTTCGCAACCGATCTAAAGCCCGAAGAGCTGGCGCAATTGTTTGTGCTGTCGGATCAAAAGGAGCCGCGCAATGCGCCGGGCTGGTTTGACTGTTTTGATGCCGAAGCGATTGGTCAGGCTCTGGCAGAGGGCCGCGCTGAAAGCTTCCTGTCGGTCAAGAATATCTCCTACGGCGTAGACCGGATCGTGGCGGTGACCGACACCGGGCGCGGCTATGTCTGGCACGAGCTGAATGATTGCGGCCAGAAAGCCTATGACGGCACGGTCGTGGGTGAGGAATGCCCACCCCGACCCGAGGCTGGCGAAGATAACTGA